The following DNA comes from Candidatus Liberimonas magnetica.
GACAAATTAATTAAAATCTGTTATAAATTTATATAAATATGTTTATATTTATAAATTATAATATTATCATTACATAATATGCCGAAATTAATACCATCGATAAATATACCAAAATTATCTTTCCTAAAACCAAAAGATGCAATCGCTGTCGATATTGGAACCTCTTCTGTAAAAATAGTATTCCTGAAAGCTTCTGGCAATAAATATACTCTTGTCAAATGGGGTATTCTTCCCATCAATGAAAACCTGTCTGAATTACCCCCTCAGGAAAGGAAGTTAAATATTATTGCCCGGATAGGTGAGTTTTTTGCCAAGGAAAAAATACTTATAAAAAACGTTATAACCTCGATTTCTGGGCATCAGGTAATAGTACGCTATGTGAATTTCCCCAAGTTATCAAGGGAAGAATTGAATAAAACAATAGTTTTTGAAGCTGAACCGTACATACCGTTCGACATAAAAGAGGTTGATTTAAGTTATCATATACTCGGAGATATAGTTGAAGAAGGACATAAGAAAATGGAAGCGATCCTTGTTGCGTGCAAGAAAGATGTTATTGCGTCAAGGCTGGAAATATTTAACGAGCTTAACCTGCGCCTCATTGTAGTTGATATAGACGCTTTCGCTCTTGAGAATGCTTACGAGGTCAATATCGACCCGTCTCTTCAGGAAACGGTAATGCTTATCAATATCGGTTCCGCTGTCACGAACATAGCAATAGTTGAGAACAATAAATCGAAAGTCGTAAGGGATATCTTTATCGCAGGAGATTCGTTCACTAAGATTATTCAAAGGAATTTGGGTTGTGAAATAAAAAAAGCCGAAGAGTTAAAATTCGCCCATAGTATATTGGTAACTGCCGAAGAAAAAGAAAAGACCTTGTCTGAGAACCAAAAAGAAGCTCTCCAGGTATCACAGGCGCTTTCATCTATGGCTAAAGATTTTTTAACGGAAATTCACAGGTCGATCGATTTTTATATTTCCCAAAACCCTGATAGAACTATTAATAAGATACTATTAAGCGGTGGCTCCGCTAACCTGAAGAACTTGGACAGGTTGTTAAATAACGATCTTAAAATAGCTGTAGAGGTTTTTAACCCCTTAAAAAACATAACTTCCGGGGAAGCTGTTCCACCGGAAATTGCAGCTCAATTGGCTGTGGCAACTGGGCTTGCAGTACGTCATGAAAATGACATGAATGAATAAACAAGTTAGCCCCCTCGGGAACTTGTTGATTACATAAATTTTACACAAAGATTACAGCACTTACAGAAGTATAGAACTTTCAATTTTACTAGAAAATAATTATGATCAAAGTCAATCTTCTAGCGGCAAACTTAATAAAAAAGGAAGAAAGAAACGAATTATTTGTCCTTGCCTGTATCCTGGCTGCGATAATCGTTCTTTTAGGTGGTGCAGGGTATGGCTCAAAATTGTATTCAAATATGAAGTTAGAAAAGAGAATAGAGGTAGCAAACCGGGAATTGACTAAATATGAAAGTATAGTGCGCCAGGTTGAAGCTTTGCAGTCCACAAAAACGGTCCTGGAAACAAAGAAAAACCTTATTAATACTTTATCAGCAACAGGCCTTACCTATCCTGTATTTATGGAAAAATTAATGTCCGTATTGCCTGACAACATCTGGTTTAAATCCGTTAATACAAAGACTTTAAATGATACTGATTTAAGCATCAGCATGGATGCGGAGGCTCTGGATAATTATGCTATAGCGGATTTCATAAGCTTTTTAAGTACCGATAAATCTTTCTCCAATATAGAATTAGGTCAAATTACTACCGCAGGCACGGATAAAATGCCGACTTATTCTTTCAAGATGACGGCTAATTATAGAAAAGAGATAAAAAAATGACGAAACAATTGATACAAAAATTAGTTGGCGTAGGGATATTCATTGTTTTTTTTGTTATTGTATATTTTAAATACCTGGCGGCACCGCTAGACCAAAAATATCGGGAGTCATCCGAACAGCTGAATAATATCGAGACAAAAGTTGCATCTATGAAACAAAAGGCAAAAGAATTGCCGAAGCTGCAAAAGGAAATGAAACTGCTCGAAGAAGAAGTAGCTGAACTGGGGAAAAGGCTTCCTAAAGAAAAGGGTATCCAGGAACTTTTGAGGATAATAACAAAAGATTCACAGAACTACCATCTTAATGTCTTAAGCTTCAGCCCGAACCCTGTAGCTGAAAAATCAAATTATTTTGAAATACCATTCAGGGTCTCGGTCAAAGGGACGTATCATTCTCTGGCACAATTCTTGAGCGACTTAGGGCAGGAATCAAGGATAATCAGTGCAAAGAATTTAGAAATGTCTGCGGATACCAGTTCTAAGAACAATAGTATTACCG
Coding sequences within:
- the pilM gene encoding type IV pilus assembly protein PilM, with the protein product MPKLIPSINIPKLSFLKPKDAIAVDIGTSSVKIVFLKASGNKYTLVKWGILPINENLSELPPQERKLNIIARIGEFFAKEKILIKNVITSISGHQVIVRYVNFPKLSREELNKTIVFEAEPYIPFDIKEVDLSYHILGDIVEEGHKKMEAILVACKKDVIASRLEIFNELNLRLIVVDIDAFALENAYEVNIDPSLQETVMLINIGSAVTNIAIVENNKSKVVRDIFIAGDSFTKIIQRNLGCEIKKAEELKFAHSILVTAEEKEKTLSENQKEALQVSQALSSMAKDFLTEIHRSIDFYISQNPDRTINKILLSGGSANLKNLDRLLNNDLKIAVEVFNPLKNITSGEAVPPEIAAQLAVATGLAVRHENDMNE
- a CDS encoding PilN domain-containing protein, with the protein product MIKVNLLAANLIKKEERNELFVLACILAAIIVLLGGAGYGSKLYSNMKLEKRIEVANRELTKYESIVRQVEALQSTKTVLETKKNLINTLSATGLTYPVFMEKLMSVLPDNIWFKSVNTKTLNDTDLSISMDAEALDNYAIADFISFLSTDKSFSNIELGQITTAGTDKMPTYSFKMTANYRKEIKK
- a CDS encoding type 4a pilus biogenesis protein PilO, producing the protein MTKQLIQKLVGVGIFIVFFVIVYFKYLAAPLDQKYRESSEQLNNIETKVASMKQKAKELPKLQKEMKLLEEEVAELGKRLPKEKGIQELLRIITKDSQNYHLNVLSFSPNPVAEKSNYFEIPFRVSVKGTYHSLAQFLSDLGQESRIISAKNLEMSADTSSKNNSITASFSIIAYTFKG